A single region of the Streptomyces sp. NBC_00425 genome encodes:
- the mmsB gene encoding multiple monosaccharide ABC transporter permease — protein MSRMTDLQKNLFGGTTSNARQFGMISTLVAIVLLFQIWTDGLTLTSGNLIAVVSQYSYILILAIGMLMVIVAGHIDLSVGSVAAFTGIVVAKAMQEYDLPWPVGILLGLLVGAAIGAWQGFWVAYVGVPAFIVTLAGMLLFRGGNQYIGNADTVPVPVGFRRIGAGFLPEVGPDTGYNNLTLLLGLAACAGVVWREWTARRTRREMGADPAPLWIAGIRLAVMIGVIVFATLRFAGGRIGTSLPISGIILIVLVLAYSHYTRNTIGGRHIYAVGGNARAAELSGVKLKRVNFLVMTNMSVLAALAGMIFVARSAASGPQDGLSWELDAIAAVFIGGAAVSGGLGTVSGSIVGGLVMALLNNGLQLEGVGSDMVQIIKGLVLLLAVAFDVYNKSRGRFSIVATLMRPFRPDSPAAATVPPARASDAAAGSDTDTDSGTDTGKTKIAG, from the coding sequence ATGAGCCGTATGACCGACCTGCAGAAGAATCTCTTCGGGGGCACGACCTCCAACGCCCGCCAGTTCGGCATGATCTCCACCCTGGTGGCGATCGTCCTGCTGTTCCAGATCTGGACCGACGGCCTCACGCTGACCTCCGGCAACCTCATCGCGGTCGTCAGCCAGTACTCCTACATCCTGATCCTGGCCATCGGCATGCTGATGGTGATCGTCGCCGGGCACATCGACCTGTCGGTCGGCTCCGTCGCCGCGTTCACCGGCATCGTCGTCGCCAAGGCGATGCAGGAGTACGACCTGCCGTGGCCCGTCGGCATACTGCTCGGCCTGCTCGTGGGCGCGGCGATCGGCGCCTGGCAGGGCTTCTGGGTCGCCTACGTCGGCGTGCCCGCCTTCATCGTGACCCTCGCCGGGATGCTGCTGTTCCGCGGCGGCAACCAGTACATCGGCAACGCCGACACGGTTCCGGTGCCCGTGGGCTTCCGCAGGATCGGCGCGGGCTTCCTGCCCGAGGTCGGTCCGGACACCGGCTACAACAACCTGACCCTGCTGCTCGGTCTCGCCGCCTGCGCAGGTGTGGTGTGGCGGGAGTGGACGGCGCGCCGCACCCGCCGTGAGATGGGGGCCGACCCGGCGCCGCTGTGGATCGCCGGCATCCGTCTGGCCGTGATGATCGGCGTCATCGTGTTCGCGACGCTGCGCTTCGCCGGCGGCCGGATCGGCACCAGCCTGCCGATCTCCGGCATCATCCTGATCGTCCTGGTCCTCGCCTACTCGCACTACACCCGCAACACCATCGGCGGCCGGCACATCTACGCCGTCGGCGGCAACGCGCGCGCGGCCGAGCTGTCCGGCGTGAAGCTCAAGCGGGTCAACTTCCTCGTCATGACGAACATGTCGGTGCTGGCCGCCCTCGCCGGCATGATCTTCGTGGCCCGCTCCGCGGCCTCCGGACCGCAGGACGGCCTGAGCTGGGAGCTGGACGCCATCGCGGCCGTGTTCATCGGCGGCGCGGCGGTCTCCGGAGGCCTGGGCACCGTCAGCGGCTCGATCGTCGGCGGTCTGGTCATGGCCCTGCTCAACAACGGCCTTCAACTCGAAGGCGTGGGCTCCGACATGGTCCAGATCATCAAGGGACTCGTCCTCCTGCTCGCCGTCGCCTTCGACGTCTACAACAAGAGCCGGGGACGCTTCTCGATCGTCGCAACCCTGATGCGCCCCTTCCGGCCGGACTCCCCGGCCGCGGCGACGGTCCCGCCGGCGCGGGCCTCCGACGCCGCCGCCGGAAGCGACACCGACACCGACTCGGGAACCGACACCGGCAAGACCAAGATCGCGGGCTGA
- a CDS encoding substrate-binding domain-containing protein, protein MRSLVIRSIAAVGAAALLTLGTACSNEREGSTGSDSADGKGFAKDSLIGIALPAKTSENWVLAGDLFTGGLKDAGFKADVQYAGASTTVADQQAQISSMVTKGAKVIVIGATDASQLATQVQQAKQEGATVIAYDRLITNTPDVDYYIAFDNFKVGKLQGQALVDGMKAKKPKGPWTVELFSGSPDDNNSKVFFDGAMEVLKPLIDKGDIVVGSGQTDIKQTATQGWKAENAQQRMDSLLTSAYGGKKTLDGVLSPNDTLARAILTSVKGAGKAVPVVTGQDSEVESVKSIMAGEQYSTINKDTRKLVAATVDMVKALQKGGKPTINDTKSYDNGVKVVPSYLLPPVIVTKQNAAEAYAGDPKLSPLTK, encoded by the coding sequence ATGCGCTCACTCGTCATCAGAAGCATCGCCGCCGTCGGCGCCGCCGCACTGCTCACCCTGGGCACGGCCTGCTCCAACGAACGCGAGGGTTCCACCGGCAGCGACAGCGCCGACGGCAAGGGCTTCGCGAAGGACTCCCTGATCGGCATCGCCCTGCCCGCCAAGACCTCGGAGAACTGGGTCCTCGCGGGCGACCTGTTCACGGGCGGCCTCAAGGACGCCGGTTTCAAGGCCGACGTCCAGTACGCGGGCGCCTCGACCACCGTCGCCGACCAGCAGGCGCAGATCTCCTCCATGGTCACCAAGGGCGCGAAGGTCATCGTCATCGGCGCGACCGACGCCTCGCAGCTCGCCACGCAGGTGCAGCAGGCCAAGCAGGAGGGCGCCACCGTCATCGCCTACGACCGGCTCATCACCAACACCCCCGACGTCGACTACTACATCGCCTTCGACAACTTCAAGGTCGGCAAGCTCCAGGGCCAGGCGCTCGTCGACGGCATGAAGGCGAAGAAGCCGAAGGGGCCCTGGACCGTCGAGCTGTTCTCCGGATCTCCCGACGACAACAACTCGAAGGTGTTCTTCGACGGCGCGATGGAGGTGCTCAAGCCCTTGATCGACAAGGGTGACATCGTTGTCGGCTCGGGACAGACCGACATCAAGCAGACCGCGACCCAGGGCTGGAAGGCGGAGAACGCGCAGCAGCGCATGGACTCGCTGCTCACCTCGGCGTACGGCGGCAAGAAGACCCTCGACGGCGTCCTCTCCCCCAACGACACCCTCGCCCGCGCGATCCTCACCTCGGTGAAGGGCGCCGGCAAGGCGGTCCCCGTCGTCACCGGCCAGGACTCCGAGGTCGAGTCGGTCAAGTCGATCATGGCCGGTGAGCAGTACTCGACCATCAACAAGGACACCCGCAAGCTGGTCGCGGCGACCGTCGACATGGTCAAGGCCCTGCAGAAGGGCGGCAAGCCGACCATCAACGACACCAAGTCGTACGACAACGGCGTCAAGGTCGTCCCGTCGTACCTCCTGCCGCCGGTGATCGTGACGAAGCAGAACGCGGCCGAGGCCTACGCCGGCGACCCCAAGCTGTCGCCGCTCACCAAGTAG
- a CDS encoding amidohydrolase family protein, which produces MNDHRGARSGVPLGDEAGEIRRFWGRLGLPGLVDVHTHFMPERVLRKVWDYFDGVGPLTGGLEWPITYRRDEEERTALLRQFGVRAFTAMLYPHKPGMASWLNGWAAEFARRTPDCLHTSTLYPEPGVEAYVRVAVEAGARVFKAHVQVGAYDPTDELLRPVWALLAEAGVPVVIHCGSGPAPGKHTGPEPIARVLERHPRLRLIVAHMGMPEYEDFLDLAERYEEVRLDTTMTFTDFAEELSPFPRRALPRLAALGDRILLGTDFPSIPYRYLHQLHALERLDLGDEWLRAVCHDNAARLFTV; this is translated from the coding sequence ATGAACGATCATCGAGGTGCCAGGAGTGGCGTGCCGCTCGGCGACGAGGCCGGTGAGATCCGCCGCTTCTGGGGACGGCTCGGCCTGCCCGGGCTGGTCGACGTGCACACGCACTTCATGCCCGAGCGCGTCCTGCGCAAGGTGTGGGACTACTTCGACGGGGTCGGGCCGCTGACGGGCGGGCTCGAATGGCCCATCACCTACCGGCGGGACGAGGAGGAACGGACGGCCCTGCTCCGGCAGTTCGGCGTGCGGGCTTTCACCGCGATGCTCTACCCCCACAAGCCCGGCATGGCCTCGTGGCTGAACGGCTGGGCGGCCGAGTTCGCCCGCCGCACCCCCGACTGTCTGCACACGTCCACGCTCTACCCGGAGCCGGGCGTCGAGGCGTACGTCCGGGTGGCCGTCGAGGCGGGCGCCCGCGTCTTCAAGGCGCACGTGCAGGTCGGAGCGTACGACCCGACGGACGAACTCCTGCGGCCCGTCTGGGCGTTGCTGGCCGAGGCCGGGGTTCCCGTGGTGATCCACTGCGGCTCCGGGCCCGCGCCCGGCAAGCACACCGGACCCGAACCGATCGCGCGGGTGCTGGAGCGGCATCCCCGGCTGCGGCTGATCGTCGCCCACATGGGGATGCCCGAGTACGAGGACTTCCTCGATCTGGCGGAGCGGTACGAGGAGGTGCGGCTCGACACGACGATGACGTTCACCGACTTCGCCGAGGAGCTCAGCCCGTTTCCCCGCCGGGCCCTGCCCCGGCTGGCCGCGCTCGGCGACCGGATCCTGCTCGGCACCGACTTCCCCAGCATCCCGTACCGCTACCTCCACCAGCTGCACGCCCTGGAACGCCTGGATCTCGGCGACGAGTGGCTGCGGGCGGTGTGCCACGACAACGCGGCCCGCCTGTTCACCGTGTGA
- a CDS encoding GNAT family N-acetyltransferase — MTDRREVSVVRWPGRTRPADDGPAALLAAYHLRTEAEKGAAVAGVDALPERYRREIADPRTVFADDVVLVALIGDATVGCLVVTAPADGRSEIKRLWTDPAVRGRGVASALLRAALAHAADNGVGVLRLSVWAWRTGAVALYERFGFAVTESWDERDRLVCMQRAV, encoded by the coding sequence ATGACTGATCGGCGCGAGGTTTCCGTCGTCCGCTGGCCCGGCCGGACCCGTCCCGCGGACGACGGGCCGGCCGCGCTGCTCGCCGCCTACCACCTGCGTACGGAGGCGGAGAAGGGTGCGGCCGTCGCCGGCGTGGACGCGTTGCCCGAGCGCTACCGCAGGGAGATCGCGGACCCGCGGACGGTGTTCGCCGACGATGTCGTGCTCGTGGCGCTGATCGGGGACGCCACGGTGGGCTGCCTGGTGGTGACCGCCCCCGCCGACGGGCGGTCCGAGATCAAGAGACTCTGGACGGACCCGGCGGTCCGGGGCCGGGGCGTCGCGTCCGCCCTGCTCCGTGCGGCGCTCGCGCATGCCGCGGACAACGGCGTGGGCGTCCTGAGGCTGTCGGTGTGGGCTTGGCGGACCGGGGCCGTCGCCCTGTACGAACGGTTCGGCTTCGCCGTCACCGAGTCCTGGGACGAGCGGGACCGGCTGGTGTGCATGCAGCGCGCCGTGTGA
- a CDS encoding SpoIIE family protein phosphatase produces MLRELLPIALWREDGDGRVVEWSLAAQDLLGYRPQDVLDRPASALLVPEGNRELADHLTHRVQGGETVVGTLSVRHRDGHQVTMEMWIVPAADARGRPGALLIAVETSQVLRMRDSLAALESLFSQSPIGLATLGADLRFLRVNDALARMNGASAAEHLGRRLTEVVPGVNAVALEATMREVLERGTAVVDVRRTGRTPADPDRERTWSCSYAPLLDGGGRTLGVIASLIDITEGQQAERDAERARHRFALLAEVGARIGTTLDLRQTSEEIVQMLVPQLADSADVQLLEEVLAPDESTAVTRGVVRRMAALFPDPAAPTAKLRAGMTSRISAGSLYERVIADGRPTDLYRSDVPALVTDPRADELRAYLMGLGSARLIPLVARGKVLGAIVVTRLRSREPFDDQDCVLVDELAARAALNIDNALMYTRQRAAALTLQRSLTNSALPVVPGLELTGRYRPASEHDVGGDWYDVIALPDGRTGLVIGDVMGHGIHAAAVMGQLRTAVRTLARHDVDPARMLRSLDDVVADMGDDQMATCVYAVHDPRAGGCLVARAGHPPPAVVTGDGAVAFLDGSPGTPLGTGGQQFEAEEVPLPSGSLLVLYTDGLIEARDRDLDQGLDRLARALRRPGRPLPALCDGVLGQMLPHPAQDDVAILMARPQ; encoded by the coding sequence GTGCTGCGGGAGCTGCTTCCCATCGCGCTGTGGCGGGAGGACGGGGACGGCCGCGTCGTGGAGTGGTCGCTCGCCGCCCAGGATCTGCTCGGGTACCGCCCGCAGGACGTCCTCGACCGGCCCGCGTCGGCTCTTCTGGTGCCCGAGGGCAACCGTGAGCTGGCCGACCACCTCACCCACCGCGTCCAGGGCGGGGAGACCGTGGTCGGCACGCTGTCGGTGCGCCACCGCGACGGCCACCAGGTCACCATGGAGATGTGGATCGTCCCGGCCGCCGATGCGCGGGGCCGGCCCGGAGCTCTGCTGATCGCCGTCGAGACCTCCCAGGTTCTGCGCATGCGCGACTCCCTCGCGGCCCTGGAGAGCCTCTTCAGCCAGTCACCCATCGGGCTGGCCACCCTCGGCGCCGACCTGCGCTTCCTCCGGGTCAACGACGCCCTCGCCCGGATGAACGGCGCCTCCGCCGCCGAGCACCTCGGCAGACGGCTGACCGAGGTCGTGCCCGGCGTCAACGCCGTGGCGCTGGAGGCGACGATGCGGGAGGTCCTGGAGCGGGGCACGGCCGTCGTCGACGTCCGCCGCACCGGGCGGACGCCCGCGGACCCCGACCGCGAACGCACCTGGTCGTGCTCCTACGCCCCGCTGCTCGACGGCGGCGGCCGCACCCTGGGCGTGATCGCCTCCCTCATCGACATCACCGAGGGCCAGCAGGCGGAACGCGACGCCGAACGCGCCCGTCACCGCTTCGCGCTGCTGGCGGAGGTCGGCGCCCGCATCGGCACCACCCTGGACCTGCGGCAGACCTCCGAGGAGATCGTGCAGATGCTGGTGCCCCAGCTCGCCGACTCCGCCGACGTGCAGCTCCTCGAAGAGGTCCTGGCACCCGACGAGTCCACCGCCGTCACCCGCGGCGTGGTCCGGCGGATGGCCGCGCTCTTCCCCGATCCCGCCGCCCCGACCGCGAAGCTCCGTGCGGGCATGACCTCCCGGATCTCCGCCGGCTCCCTCTACGAGCGGGTCATCGCCGACGGCCGGCCCACCGACCTCTACCGGTCCGACGTTCCCGCGCTGGTCACCGACCCCCGCGCCGACGAGCTGCGCGCCTACCTCATGGGCCTCGGGTCCGCGCGGCTGATCCCGCTGGTCGCCCGTGGCAAGGTCCTCGGTGCGATCGTGGTGACGCGGCTGCGCAGCCGTGAGCCCTTCGACGACCAGGACTGCGTGCTCGTCGACGAACTGGCGGCGCGCGCCGCCCTCAACATCGACAACGCGCTCATGTACACCCGGCAGCGGGCGGCGGCCCTGACCCTGCAGCGCAGTCTCACCAACAGCGCGCTGCCCGTCGTCCCCGGCCTCGAACTCACGGGACGGTACCGGCCGGCGAGCGAGCACGACGTCGGCGGCGACTGGTACGACGTCATCGCGCTGCCCGACGGCCGGACGGGGCTCGTCATCGGTGACGTCATGGGGCACGGCATCCATGCCGCGGCGGTGATGGGTCAGCTCCGCACGGCGGTGCGCACGCTCGCCCGGCACGACGTCGACCCGGCCCGCATGCTCCGCTCGCTGGACGACGTCGTGGCCGACATGGGCGACGACCAGATGGCGACCTGCGTCTACGCCGTCCACGACCCCCGCGCCGGCGGATGCCTCGTCGCCCGGGCCGGGCATCCACCGCCGGCCGTGGTGACGGGCGACGGCGCGGTCGCCTTCCTCGACGGGTCGCCGGGCACCCCGCTGGGCACCGGTGGGCAGCAGTTCGAGGCCGAAGAGGTCCCGCTGCCGTCCGGCAGTCTGCTCGTCCTGTACACCGACGGCCTCATCGAAGCCCGGGACCGCGACCTCGATCAGGGGCTCGACCGGCTCGCCCGGGCGCTGCGGCGCCCCGGACGGCCCCTTCCCGCGCTCTGTGACGGAGTCCTCGGGCAGATGCTCCCGCATCCCGCCCAGGACGACGTCGCGATACTGATGGCGCGCCCGCAGTGA
- a CDS encoding PRC-barrel domain-containing protein, whose product MFEASDIRDWRGHDVVDPDGHRIGVLESVYVDTGTDMPSFATVTVGLPTRRRLVFVPLTGATVGPGHLKVAYGKNAVKKAPSIDVDGELLAPDEPKVFAHYELDYLPGAGGERRLARR is encoded by the coding sequence ATGTTCGAAGCCAGCGATATCCGTGACTGGCGCGGTCACGACGTGGTCGATCCGGACGGGCACAGGATCGGCGTCCTGGAGTCGGTGTACGTGGACACCGGGACCGACATGCCCAGTTTCGCCACCGTGACCGTCGGTCTCCCCACCCGTCGCCGCCTGGTGTTCGTCCCGCTCACCGGGGCGACGGTCGGCCCCGGCCACCTGAAAGTGGCCTACGGCAAGAACGCGGTGAAGAAGGCCCCGTCGATCGACGTCGACGGCGAGCTGCTCGCACCGGACGAGCCGAAGGTCTTCGCCCACTACGAACTGGACTATCTGCCGGGCGCCGGCGGCGAACGCCGTCTCGCCCGCCGCTGA
- a CDS encoding aldo/keto reductase yields MRTNRLGRSAVEVTELGFGGGPIGGLFAPLDDETATATLNAAWECGIRYFDTSPHYGVGQSERRTGEFLRGMPRDTFTLSTKVGRLLVPQDPQGRTDERFHVPATHRRVWDFSRDGVLRGVEDSLTRMGVDRVDVLLLHDAEEHFGTALREGFPALAELRSQGVVGAVGAGMYDPGMLTELVRETDADVVMLSGRYTLLDHSALDDLLPACTERGVSVLAASVFNSGLLATPRPARGATYDYAPAPPDVLRRARELADVCEAHGVRLPQAAMAFPLRHPAVAGIVLGMRSPEEVRLDAAGFDVRIPDGLWSDLREAGLLDERAPVGA; encoded by the coding sequence ATGAGGACCAACCGTCTCGGGCGCAGCGCGGTGGAGGTCACGGAGCTGGGCTTCGGCGGCGGACCGATCGGCGGGCTCTTCGCCCCGCTCGACGACGAGACCGCGACCGCGACGCTGAACGCCGCGTGGGAGTGCGGCATCCGGTACTTCGACACCTCGCCGCACTACGGCGTCGGCCAATCCGAGCGCCGCACGGGTGAGTTCCTCCGTGGGATGCCGCGCGACACGTTCACCCTCTCCACCAAGGTGGGCCGCCTCCTCGTCCCGCAGGATCCGCAGGGCCGCACCGACGAGAGGTTCCACGTGCCCGCCACACACCGCCGGGTGTGGGACTTCTCCCGGGACGGTGTGCTGCGCGGTGTGGAGGACTCCCTCACCCGCATGGGCGTCGACCGTGTCGACGTGCTCCTGCTCCACGACGCCGAGGAACACTTCGGCACAGCGCTGCGCGAAGGCTTCCCCGCCCTTGCGGAACTGCGTTCCCAGGGCGTGGTCGGGGCGGTCGGCGCGGGCATGTACGACCCCGGGATGCTGACCGAGCTGGTGCGGGAGACCGACGCCGACGTGGTGATGCTCTCCGGGCGGTACACGCTCCTCGACCACAGCGCCCTGGACGACCTGCTGCCGGCGTGCACCGAGCGAGGGGTGTCGGTCCTCGCCGCCTCGGTCTTCAACTCCGGGCTGCTCGCCACGCCCCGGCCCGCGCGGGGAGCGACCTACGACTACGCGCCCGCCCCGCCGGACGTCCTACGGCGTGCGCGCGAACTCGCCGACGTCTGCGAGGCGCACGGCGTACGGCTCCCCCAGGCGGCGATGGCGTTCCCGCTGCGGCACCCGGCGGTCGCGGGCATCGTGCTCGGCATGCGCTCCCCGGAGGAAGTACGCCTCGACGCCGCGGGGTTCGACGTCCGCATCCCCGACGGGCTCTGGTCCGACCTGCGCGAGGCGGGGCTCCTCGACGAACGGGCGCCGGTCGGCGCGTGA
- the ppk2 gene encoding polyphosphate kinase 2 has protein sequence MSGKKTAALPRKAYEKELLRLQTELVKLQEWVRASGTRLVIVFEGRDAAGKGGTIKRVAEHLNPRVARIAALPKPTERERTQWYFQRYVEHLPAAGEIVLFDRSWYNRAGVEHVMGFCTQEEHQLFLRQCPIFERMLAEDGVLLRKYWFSVSDTEQQERFRRRLEDPLRRWKLSPMDLESITHWEAYSRAKDEMMVHTDITEAPWYVVESDDKRRARLNMIAHLLSSVPYHEVPPPVLELPERPASTGYQRPPRDLRTYVADHAASAVAREQ, from the coding sequence ATGTCCGGCAAGAAGACGGCGGCACTGCCGCGCAAGGCGTACGAGAAGGAACTGCTGCGGCTGCAGACGGAGTTGGTGAAGCTGCAGGAGTGGGTGCGGGCGTCGGGCACCCGGCTGGTCATCGTCTTCGAGGGGCGGGACGCGGCGGGCAAGGGCGGCACGATCAAGCGGGTCGCCGAGCACCTCAACCCGCGCGTGGCGCGCATCGCGGCACTCCCCAAGCCCACCGAGCGCGAACGCACCCAGTGGTACTTCCAGCGGTATGTGGAGCACCTGCCCGCGGCCGGGGAGATCGTGCTGTTCGACCGGTCCTGGTACAACCGCGCCGGCGTGGAGCACGTGATGGGCTTCTGCACGCAGGAGGAGCACCAGCTCTTCCTCCGCCAGTGCCCGATCTTCGAGCGCATGCTGGCCGAGGACGGCGTGCTGCTGCGCAAGTACTGGTTCTCGGTGAGCGACACCGAGCAGCAGGAGCGCTTCCGGCGCCGGCTGGAGGACCCGCTGCGGCGCTGGAAGCTCTCCCCGATGGACCTGGAGTCGATCACCCACTGGGAGGCGTACTCCCGGGCCAAGGACGAGATGATGGTGCACACCGACATCACCGAGGCGCCCTGGTACGTCGTCGAGAGCGACGACAAGCGCCGCGCCCGGCTGAACATGATCGCCCACCTGCTGTCGTCCGTGCCCTACCACGAGGTGCCGCCGCCCGTGCTGGAGCTCCCCGAGCGGCCCGCCTCGACCGGCTACCAACGCCCGCCACGCGATCTCCGCACCTATGTCGCCGACCACGCGGCGAGCGCGGTGGCCCGCGAGCAGTGA
- a CDS encoding maltokinase N-terminal cap-like domain-containing protein gives MAVIHHTVLKPTKLELLTSWLPTRPWYVGGAGRRPEPAKAGGFRLDDPQGEVGIEFMVVTDTAGPRPAAYLVPLTYRGAPLEGAEHALVGTMEHGVLGRRWVYDGCQDPVLVAQLLALIEGRVQAQAQSASDTPDREVTRSCTGGDAPLTARPGASAADDRDGTELPAPHGMTLRLQRVLTPVPDDAPLLPPGATGHVAGPWLTPAGTRERGLFAVLRPDPHAQGL, from the coding sequence ATGGCCGTCATCCACCACACCGTCCTGAAGCCGACCAAGCTGGAACTGCTCACTTCCTGGCTGCCCACCCGGCCGTGGTACGTCGGCGGCGCGGGCCGCCGGCCGGAGCCGGCCAAGGCCGGCGGTTTCCGGCTGGACGACCCGCAGGGCGAGGTCGGGATCGAGTTCATGGTCGTCACCGACACCGCCGGCCCGCGTCCGGCCGCGTACCTGGTCCCGCTCACCTACCGCGGCGCCCCTCTCGAGGGTGCGGAACACGCCCTGGTCGGCACGATGGAGCACGGGGTGCTGGGCAGGCGGTGGGTCTACGACGGCTGTCAGGACCCGGTGCTGGTCGCCCAGTTGCTGGCGCTGATCGAGGGCCGGGTCCAGGCGCAGGCCCAGAGTGCCAGTGACACGCCCGACCGGGAGGTCACCCGCTCCTGCACCGGCGGCGACGCGCCCCTCACCGCGCGCCCAGGCGCCTCCGCCGCAGACGACCGGGACGGCACCGAACTGCCCGCACCGCACGGCATGACGCTCCGCCTGCAGCGGGTGCTGACCCCCGTCCCGGACGACGCGCCTCTCCTCCCGCCCGGTGCGACGGGCCACGTCGCCGGCCCCTGGCTCACGCCCGCCGGGACACGCGAGCGGGGCCTGTTCGCCGTCCTGCGCCCCGACCCTCACGCCCAGGGGCTCTAG
- a CDS encoding AAA family ATPase, with protein sequence MIVWLNGTHGAGKTTTGALVRQLLPDSRVLDAEKVGETLMDITPGLPGTDNFQHWPPWRPLVVETARHVLDYTGGTLVMPMTVLVERYWREISAGLARHAIPVRHFVLHADQDTLRGRIEGDTVLGPSPFRLRYLEPYAEAARTWLHREAEVVDTTHLTPAEVALRIADAVKN encoded by the coding sequence ATGATCGTATGGCTCAACGGAACCCACGGCGCCGGGAAGACGACCACCGGCGCACTCGTTCGGCAGCTGCTCCCCGATTCCCGCGTGCTGGACGCCGAGAAGGTCGGCGAGACGCTCATGGACATCACGCCGGGACTGCCCGGCACGGACAACTTCCAGCACTGGCCGCCGTGGCGGCCTCTCGTCGTCGAGACCGCCCGCCATGTACTCGACTACACCGGCGGCACCCTGGTGATGCCCATGACCGTCCTGGTCGAGCGTTACTGGCGGGAGATCAGCGCGGGCCTCGCCCGGCATGCCATCCCGGTGAGGCACTTCGTCCTCCACGCGGACCAGGACACCCTCCGCGGACGCATCGAGGGGGACACCGTCCTCGGCCCCTCACCGTTCCGACTCAGGTATCTGGAGCCCTACGCCGAAGCGGCCCGCACCTGGCTGCACCGCGAGGCCGAGGTAGTCGACACCACCCACCTCACGCCTGCCGAGGTCGCATTGCGGATCGCGGACGCCGTCAAGAACTGA
- a CDS encoding DUF6233 domain-containing protein, which produces MSQLPPDPSRLRVILSHLERQMAEHETLAVYLRLQRDAVLAALARSERRPPRRTAPRAKGGGSLPGFTPPPAPGRDEGFVVQQKRTPDGPEPALIHLAECTMIEAASHRIRPDEARTALAVPNIEPCGFCRPDTALGIDVA; this is translated from the coding sequence GTGTCCCAGCTGCCGCCTGACCCGTCCCGGCTGCGGGTGATCCTCTCCCATCTGGAGCGGCAGATGGCGGAGCACGAGACCCTGGCCGTCTATCTCCGGCTCCAGCGGGACGCCGTACTCGCCGCGCTCGCCCGCTCCGAGCGCCGGCCGCCGCGCCGGACGGCTCCCCGGGCGAAGGGCGGCGGGTCGCTGCCCGGGTTCACCCCTCCCCCGGCGCCCGGGCGGGACGAGGGGTTCGTCGTGCAGCAGAAGCGCACCCCCGACGGGCCCGAGCCCGCCCTGATCCACCTGGCCGAATGCACCATGATCGAGGCCGCCTCGCACCGGATCCGGCCCGACGAGGCACGGACGGCCCTCGCCGTCCCGAACATCGAGCCGTGCGGGTTCTGCCGCCCGGACACGGCATTGGGCATCGACGTGGCGTGA
- a CDS encoding DUF6003 family protein, producing MTDEAYLFLPDDAAAALGVAPSAVGDLACMDTPAVQAWLDAQGVSATSPRLRLLPPEERAAVPEGAERLPVPLSDDELSRVRHGLAPASLAQVEEELLAYRDCTDDRDALIGRALAAGVPPHRVVELTGMDPAAVTAAGGR from the coding sequence ATGACCGACGAGGCCTACCTGTTCCTGCCGGACGACGCGGCCGCGGCGCTCGGCGTCGCGCCGTCCGCCGTCGGCGACCTCGCGTGCATGGACACTCCCGCGGTACAGGCGTGGCTGGACGCCCAGGGGGTCTCGGCGACGTCCCCGCGGCTGCGCCTGCTGCCGCCGGAGGAGCGGGCGGCCGTCCCGGAGGGAGCCGAACGGCTGCCGGTCCCGCTGAGCGACGACGAGCTGAGCCGGGTGCGCCACGGGCTGGCGCCGGCGTCGCTCGCGCAGGTGGAGGAGGAGCTCCTCGCCTACCGCGACTGCACGGACGACCGGGACGCTCTGATCGGACGGGCCCTCGCCGCAGGCGTGCCGCCCCACCGCGTCGTGGAACTGACCGGGATGGATCCCGCGGCGGTGACGGCGGCGGGCGGGCGATGA